Part of the Zea mays cultivar B73 chromosome 4, Zm-B73-REFERENCE-NAM-5.0, whole genome shotgun sequence genome is shown below.
cgcggggtgtgcatatgcaggcacatcTGCTGGACGATGTAGGCGATGTTGGGCCTGGAGATGGTGAGGTATTGGAGCGTGCCGGTCAGGCTCCAGTAAGACGTCACGTCGGCGATCGGGGGtctgtcgtcctcagagagcttcgtctGAGTGTCGAAAGACGTGGAGCAGTGCTTGCAGTTAGACATGCTAGCCCGCTCTAGGATGTCGACGACGTACTGGCATTGGTGAAGGAAGAGACCCTAGGACCAAcattcggcggtgatgccgaggaagtggtggaggggccctaggtccttcatcgcgaactcccacTGAAGGGCAATGATCATGCACTGTACAAGATAGGCGGTGGATGTCGTGAGCACAatatcgtcgacgtagagcaggaggtagacggtgttgTCGTCGTGCCGATAGATGAAGagtgacgtgtccgacttggcctcgataaAGCCGATGtaggccaagtaggaggcgaagcgactgcaCCATGTCTGCGGTGCCTGCTTGAGGCCTTATAGGGAGCGGTTTAGCCGACAGACCAGATCTAGGCGAGCGACGTCGACAAAACAGGTGGGCTGGTTGCAGTAgatagtctccgtcagagtgccatggaggaaggcattctttacGTCAAGCTAATGGATCACCCAGTCCCGGGAGAGGGCGAGAGAGAGGACGGCATGAACGGTGGTgaacttgacgacagggctgaaggtctcgtcgtagtccacttccCAGCACTGGGTGAAGCCTCGAAGGACCCAATGGGCCTTGTAGAGGTCGAGGGGCCATTCGatgtcagcttgtggcgaaagagcCACTTGCCAGTGACCACGCTGGTGCCTGGTGGATAcaacaccaggtcccaggtgtggttggccaacaTGGTCGCGTACTCGTCTTCCATAGCACGACGCcagtgtgggtcggcgagggtgGTGTGAACGGAGGTGGGAACCGGTGAGGCGTCCAGAGGAATGGCGGTCGTATCAGCGGCCAAAATCAGTCGGTCGACGGGGCAGAGAACGTCGGCGGCACGCCAAGTCACCATTGGGTGGACGTGCCTGGGGTCACGATGAATGGTGATCGGATGGTACACATGTGGCTCAGAGTGGGCCACCAAAACGTCGGGGGCCGCGGGCGTGGCCGACTCGTGACGGTGATAGACGATGGCGGGTTCGGCAAAGCGAGCCACGCTCATCGACGGGCCCGGGTCAGTGGGTGATGAGGGAGTGGTGCGCCCGCGGCGGtggtagacgagggcggggtcggcgaagcgagCCACGCTTGGGGCCGTGCATGGTGTGGGAGGAGTTGACGGGGCCATGTGTGGCATAGGCAGGGTCGACGGGGCCATGTGTGGCGCTAGCTTGGTCGACGAGGCCGCGCGTGGCACGGAAAGAGGCACGAGCAGAGGCGGCGAGGCCACATATGGTGCGGGCAACGGCGCAAGGCGGGGCGCCTAGGGTGGAGGGCTAACCGAATCGGACACAAGGAGGGAGTCGAGATCGATGGGTGTGGAGGAGCTagtaaggggaaacacatcttcgtcgaagacgacgtgacgagagatgatgatgcggtgtaAGGGAAGGTCAAGACACCGATACCCTTTGTGGTTAGGGGAGTAGTCAAGGAAAAGGCAGCGAGTGGAACGAGGAGATAGCTTATGGGGAGCGGTGGCGGAAGTGTTAGGATCGATGGGCCGGCCCGTGGGCTACCACACCCGACCCAAATTTTTTGACTAGCTGAAATTTTGACTCGTGCCCACCCATAACATTGATCGAGTTAGGTCGGGTATTTTCGGACGGATTCAGCCGAGTTGATCGTGTCGGTGGCCCATGCTCAAGTCTACTTTAGACTTGTGCTTTGATATAGGACAAACGAAATAATTTTTTTATCCAAAGTCTAAAATTTGCTCCCACGGATACTTAAACTCAGACATGAGGAATGCTAATCAGACCACCTAACTAACTCAGCTAGATAGCTCATTTTCATATTCAAGAAAAAGTACACCTTCCTCTCTTAATTTTTTCCTCAAAAAGTACACCTTCCTATCTGATTTTTTGTCACGACCTGTACTGTGCGAAAGACTTGCCAAAGAACTGCTATTCCTGTAATTTTCCTCCGTTTTCCCTCCAATCCAAACGCGCCCTCAATATAGTGATTCGGTACAAAACCCATGATCTTGGCACGTTAGTACCCTTTGCTTTGTAGCACTAATCACTGCTTTTGGAACAAGATTTGCTAAACCAACATCCGTCCACGGCTTCTCATATGTTACATCATGGTACACCCTCATGAACGACTGAATGTGTGAAACTCGCAAAAGAATGTCAAAATTTGCATAAAACAATGCCCCTCTACATGATCTCTTACTTCCATACGCGTCATCAGCTGGGAAACTCTCCCCCCTACATGTAAGATCAGTTGCAACCCTACTTTGGAGTCCCTAACACCGCCAAAAGCCACGAACAGTGACGGAGCAAAATTATGTTGTTGCAGAATATTTCCAAGCAACATACTGTTTCTGCAGTTTCAGATCATACTCCACGATCTTTGGTTTTTGTCAAGTTTACTTGAGTTGCCTATGCAGGTGTCCGCCGCGAGAGCTTAGCAAGTATGCTACATATTTACGGGCAAAGAAGGTATGCGCTAGAAAAGAGCACTCCAAACTGCTGAATCCCCCTCACCACAGCGAGCATGTACATCTTTGATCCTCTCAACAGACTTGCATATGCCACTGCAGCTCCAATCGAAGGACGCTACACAGACATTACCAGCTTGCCCTTTCCACTCACAATCTGCAGGAGTACAGCCACAATCAGGAATTCAGAAGAAAGCAGAGGGCAAACATGTAAAGGAGCCACTGTTCAATACTCTACAACGAAACAGACCTGGTGGAGTTCCACAGCACATGTTCCTTTCATCAATGTGATTAACTTCCAAACCAATGAACCATGATCCAAGCGACACGTCTTCATTTGCATATTTGTGCAAGATAGGCCTGATAAATATCACTGGCATCATTAGTTCCCCTTTAGATGAACAGACACTTCTGTATGTCATGAACATGAATTAAACATACTGGTTGATTGAAATATAAGTAGCGAGATCTTTCGAAATGGCATATATCTGCCCCGTGGCATGACGGAAGTATTTATTTCCTTCCTCCCCAAATTTCCAGTACTCAGGTTCATGGTACTTAACATTCCTATATGAATAGAGAAGGTTCAAGCAGGCCTCAATTAGTACTTCAAATCTAGTGTCTGAACTCATGTTGTAACAGTGTAGAAGCAAACATTACTTGTCAGCGAGAACTGGGCCTGACTTCATGCAGCCAATATAAGTTCTTGGTTTCAATTTATGCCGAGCAAGGGTAGTGGCAAGCATTCCTGTTTGGTCATATGCATGCACCAGTAAACAAAACTGAAATTCAAGAGGAAGTAAAATTGTGTCTAAGGAAGAGACAAGCACCTAAGTTTACATGCAcatcatcatcaaccttgacgtagaagTCAGCATCCCAGATGCCAAGAGCAGTAGAGAAGAATATTTTTGTCTTAGCTGAGAGTTCATGGTATCCCTCAACATGGTCCTGCGTCATTAAATAAACAACATGCAATAAAAATGTCAGGGCTAGTGCCAGAAAAGTATAGTTGAATTCACTAGTTATTGAAGCTACATGCTCACCAGCCTAAGAAAGTCATGATGCTGAGCGTCCTCTGAATCTATAGCTTTGTCCAGTATACTGTCAGATGTAGCACTGTGCAACAAAGAAAACAGGCAGTTTTTATATCCAAATTTTAGAAGGTACATTTTTAAGTAGAACAAGGATGAAATCATGTAACAGTTTAAAATAAATATCTGCAGGGACCTATGCAAGAGACGATGAATTATGACTGACTAGAATGAAGATTAGAGATTTTTTTATCATGGCTGGAGGAAGAGCCAGACATAAGTTGGCTTAATACAGAAACAAGTAAACTCAAGGACTTGAGGTGCTTTGCAGATTATTGCGCTGCAAGACTAGGTACTTCTGAGAACCACAGGGCTACATGCTATGATGTCTTGCTGTTCTAAGAACAAAAAATGACAACAGGTAAGTTTAGAAATTAGAGCTACATTATTTTTAATGCTGTAATATTGCCAGTACATTGTTCGGTGTATCAACATGGACGAATCACCAGTCTGAATCACAATTACTCATATCTTTGATAGTCTGGTAATAAAGAAAAGTACCAGGAGTTATTTCATTCTATAATCTAACACGAAAACTGTCCAGTTGAAATTACAACAAGAGCAAGAAAGACAAAATACAATGCAATCAGTAACAAaatttagggcctgtttgtttcgttggaattgaattccattttaataattataatttagacaaaactaattaagtttatatatttatatatgtaatatatttgtatattatcctaaatcatatgagagagatagttatatactacatttatgttatagaggcgcaagtagaagaatgtgctataagttgtacatcgaaaaaatagcatgtaaatctatagaatcaattttcatctctcaccccatgagtTTGAGGTAGGCTTATataataactttggaaagtggtggaatgttatattctaaaaaatagcatattccattagtaagattccaattcttCGAAATGAAAAGcaacaaacggggccttagtgTAATCACTGGGAATGCCCTGCTAGGAATATAGGAATAATCTGTTTACCTGTGCCCGATAGTGAAGCGGATTACTATTCCCTTTTGTTCTTCTAATTGTTGCAGTTTTTCTCCTAATAAAAAAAGAGAACTTTACTAAAAAATTGTTGACTTTGATATCCACATGAATTAAACAACTCTTCTCCGTAGTTTACAAGATGACACAACCATAACACCCTCCTCCCTCTTTGTTTCCAATGGAAAGGATCGCAAAGTAAAAGCATAGCTTATGCCACGCGTTAAGCTAGTCCAACCATAACCTTACATTGGCTGTAATAATCAAAATTGGTGTGCCTTGAATTTGATATGTAGAGATCGCTAGGAACTGACAATTAAATCATTGTGCAAATCTAATAGACATGCCCATACCATAATTTGTTTATACTACTACAAGACCAAATACACACCTTGAGGCATCCATGTCTCCCGGACAGAATCACGGCGCTTGCGGCTGCTGAATGCAGTATTGACTCCAATGACAACAAATGCCTTTTTCCTTGGTTGGCTAGTTTCAAAGGTTACTGGTGAACCACTAGATCGGAGCAGCTCAAGTGTGCTCCGCTTTGCTGCAAGCTCCATCTGCAGCGTTGAGATGGACTTATCCAATGATCTAGCACCATAAACAAATTCCAAGGAAAAATCTTCAGATACAAAAACTCAAACACAGTTGCATGGTCAAGTTGAACCCCATTCGAAGTTGAAGGAGCTCACTGTATAGCTTCATGGGTCTTGGTTACCTCTCCCATTATATCCTTGTCTTCCCCATGCTTCTGCATCCAAAGTTATATTAGAGATTTTCAGTCAAAACCCAAATAATAAGAATGCATGGGAAATCACACAAGTTGAAATGGAACCCACCCTCTTTGTGCTGCAATCCTCTGATACAAGTTGGAGCTCTTGCTCTTGCCTCCGGCTTTGAGACATGATATGGTTACTGCTATCCGGTGCTGTCCAGAACCTGCAAAAACATCCGTAATGATCTCTCGTGgaaaatagaaaaacattaaaaAAAGAACTTTTATATTCAATTTCCAAATGTGTCAAAAATTGAACTTTTGGAATCAAGAAACCAAAATTATCCTTATATTAGGATCGGGCTCATGTCAATGTGTCTACTTCTCAATATAGTCAGTGAACTCATTAGATGCTATGTTCGGTCTTGACCGAAGTAAATCTTTATCTCAAGTTTCCATCCAGATATAATATGGGCAGTAGTGACTTTTCACCTAAAGCATAAAAAGTTTGTTTTTGAAGAGTACAATTTCATCTTGAATCCAAATCAATCCTTGGCCCATGTTTACATTCAAATACGATACACCCACCACTATTTCTGTTTCAAATAAAGTATACAAGTTGGGCTTTAAAGATTAATTTTCTACTTGCGAAGGTTGGAGAGCTACATTGAATCCATCACACATCACAGTGTCTAATGACACTCAGGTACTTCCTCTGCTCACAATAAGTAATATAAGTCCATCTAGGGTTGTCCTAAGTCAAACATATCTCATTCTGACTAACAATGTCTACAAACATATATCATCTAAAATTAAAATGGCTATATATTATGGAAGCATTTATCATAATGATTAATGGATCTGGTAATGTAAAATTTGTGATGCCAATCTATATAAAATTTTAGATATTTGTGGTCAAAGTTTAAAGAGTTTGGCTTCTGACAAAACTACAGGAACTTATATTTACATCGCTGCTGTTCTGAACACAAAGCTTTAGTCTCCATTAGGATCCATTAACACTAAAAATTAGCATCTAAAATTAGTACTATTAGTTCCATTAGCAGGTTTGGAGTTGCTAATAGGTGCTAATAGTTCATATACACCTTTAACTCTCTATCTAATCACAGGTGGATCCAAACGATCTCCTGCTAAAAATAGCTAGCTAAAAATCAGCAACTATTAGTTATTGCCTAGCTAATTTTTAGTGCTAATGGATCCAAACCGGCCCTTAATAAATGAAAATAAATCACATGTCCATCAGCAAGTAGGAAGACCAAAAGAGAAAACAAAATCACTGTTTGGGTTTGAAAAACATACTCAGTTCACAATGGGCAGTCAAAATCATCCCGAAAATGTGATCtttaggccatgtttggtttcaattagtattaggactaaactttagtcctagaactaaactttagtccctacttGTTTGGTTATAGGGGCTAAATAGATTCTAAAGTCATTAAATACATTGTCCAAAGACTTAAATGCCCTTGGAATACACTCATGTGggcttttagtctcttttagcacctatgtgaaggactaaagactaaatcattttagtccatattttagtcctagtgtttggcaaaaaagggactaaatgagactaaaaactagagactaatctttagtccctctaaccaaacacccccttaacagaaacaaGGTGTAGTAAATCATGCAGATAAGCATATTTGATAACAATCACACTGTTCTACGTATGAAGGCGGTTTGCAGCTGATCCAAGCTTGTTGTTTGCTCTAACAAAGCTCAGCGTAGTTGCTTTGTCGATTTTTGCCACAAAAGTTTAGCCCCAATTCACGTTTTCGTAAAATCTCAGACAACGTTTGATGAAAACCCGTTTAGAAAACATAGTAAAATCCATCCTTGCTTCTTTGGCCCAATAATTTAGTATATCAGCAGTAGGCGCCACCAGACCACGCAAGCGGCCATGAGCACGTACAGGTACAGGAAGATGCCTACGCCATCAGTCGACATCAAAACGCGATCTCCCCCTTCTAAGAAATAAAAAAGGATATGTCCACCAACCAGATCGCCATGAACTCCAAGAAGGAAAGACCATAGCAAAAAAAAAATGTAATAAGAAAAAGATAAGGGCGCTCGGAATCCAACCTCCCTCCAAACAAATCTCAAAACATCATTGGCTGAGCCAAGAGCTTATTCAGACTTCAAATCTGAAACGCGACGAGGGCCTTAAAAATCGACCTTTTCAATGCACGACCGCCATTACCCCAGGTGAGGAACGGAACCCCCAAGAACCCCAGGTGCAAAAGGAAGTGCACGGCGGGATCCAAAGCTTTGCGCGTAGGAAGAGATAGAGGGAGACCCACACCCACCGGTCGGTGAAGAGCATGCCGAGGCCGAAGCTGAATGCGCAGAGCAGCAACACCCTCCACCTGGCGGAGGACCTGCGGTCCATCGCCCCGCCTTTCCCCTTCATCGCCTCCCTTCGGCGACGCTCCGAATCTTGTCCTCGGATGGCGGAACAAGCCTGAACTCAAGTAGGCAGA
Proteins encoded:
- the LOC100192632 gene encoding Beta-1,3-galactosyltransferase 7, giving the protein MKGKGGAMDRRSSARWRVLLLCAFSFGLGMLFTDRFWTAPDSSNHIMSQSRRQEQELQLVSEDCSTKRKHGEDKDIMGEVTKTHEAIQSLDKSISTLQMELAAKRSTLELLRSSGSPVTFETSQPRKKAFVVIGVNTAFSSRKRRDSVRETWMPQGEKLQQLEEQKGIVIRFTIGHSATSDSILDKAIDSEDAQHHDFLRLDHVEGYHELSAKTKIFFSTALGIWDADFYVKVDDDVHVNLGMLATTLARHKLKPRTYIGCMKSGPVLADKNVKYHEPEYWKFGEEGNKYFRHATGQIYAISKDLATYISINQPILHKYANEDVSLGSWFIGLEVNHIDERNMCCGTPPDCEWKGQAGNVCVASFDWSCSGICKSVERIKDVHARCGEGDSAVWSALF